A stretch of DNA from Paenibacillus sp. FSL W8-0186:
AGGCTATAACTTATGAATTAATGAATAGGAGGAATTGGTTTGACTAGGCGGCTGGTTATCGATATTCGGTTCAATAACATGGGCATGTGCAAGGATCGATTGACCCGGCCTTGGGTAGAGCATCGGATCAAGCTGTTTCGGGATTTGACGATGAATAGCCTAATGCACCAAACGAATCAGGATTTTCTCACGATGCTTAAATACGACCCAAGATCGCATGACGTGATATATGAGGTGCTTCGCGATCTTCAAATTGATTTGCCGGATAATATTCGCTTTGTTCCTGTCGGAGAGATTGATCAGGCGGTTTCTGAATACATTCAAGGAGCGGATGAATTATATATTGCCAGAACAGACTCGGATGATCTGCTCCATCGGACTTATTTTCAAAGATTGCATGAATATCAGCATCAGCCTGAGACCTGGGCTTTGCTTAATCAGCATGGTTACTACTGGGATCGGGATCATAACGTAATGGCTCCGAAATTTTATGCTTCCCCGCAATTTTACGTACTGATCTACAACGTCCAAAGTTATTTGAAGGGCGACCGATATACAGTCAGAGACCATGGCCATGTCATCAAATTTCCGCATGAGAAGCTTGCTGGGCGCAATTGGGTCAACGTCGTGCATTCTACGAATACATCTCCTAAGAAGGTACCGGAGGAGCAGCGGATGAAGCACGAGGAGATCAAGGCCGTATTGCAGGATTACAAGTCCGGTTTGTAGAGGGAAGGCAAGCTCCGGCGGGTCGAAAGAAAGGAAGGTGCTTTAATGTTTAAGGATAAAATTATTCTTGTAACCGGGGGCACCGGATCGTGGGGAAGGACGTTGACTCGAACACTTCTCCGGGAGAATCCGGCAGAGATCCGGATTTTCTCCCGTAATGAATATGCTCAAGTGCAAATGCAGCGGGATTTCGGAAATGACCCCCGGCTTAAATTCGTTATTGGCGATGTTCGTGATTATGACGCCGTTGAGTCTGGGTGCAAAGGGACAGATTATGTATTTCACTTGGCAGCATTGAAGCACGTTCCAGTATGCGAACATCAGCCAGCAGAGGCTTTGAAGACGAATGTTATGGGGACGGAGAATGTTATCCGCGCCAGTATCGCCCAGAAGGTAGCCAAGGTTATTGACGTATCTACCGATAAAGCGGTAGATCCCATCAATACGTACGGTATGACAAAGGCGATTGGCGAGAAGTTGATGATTCATGCCAACCTTTTAAGCGAGCATACCCGGTTTACTTGT
This window harbors:
- a CDS encoding glycosyltransferase, with product MTRRLVIDIRFNNMGMCKDRLTRPWVEHRIKLFRDLTMNSLMHQTNQDFLTMLKYDPRSHDVIYEVLRDLQIDLPDNIRFVPVGEIDQAVSEYIQGADELYIARTDSDDLLHRTYFQRLHEYQHQPETWALLNQHGYYWDRDHNVMAPKFYASPQFYVLIYNVQSYLKGDRYTVRDHGHVIKFPHEKLAGRNWVNVVHSTNTSPKKVPEEQRMKHEEIKAVLQDYKSGL